A genomic window from Caballeronia sp. SBC1 includes:
- the guaA gene encoding glutamine-hydrolyzing GMP synthase, which produces MHDKILILDFGSQVTQLIARRIRESHVYSEIHPYDVDDAFIREFAPKGIILSGGPNSVTEGGSPRAPQVVFDLGVPVLGICYGMQTMAEQLGGKVELGNVREFGYAEVRAHNHTSFLNGIEDFQTAEGHGMLKVWMSHGDKVSDMPVGFKLMASTPACPIAAMADDARHFYGLQWHPEVTHTVQGRAMLDRFVLELCGARPDWEMGHYIDEAVEKIRAQVGDEHVILGLSGGVDSSVAAALLHRAIGAQLTCVFVDHGLLRLNEAEQVMTTFADHLGVKVIHVDASDVFLSKLAGVTDPEAKRKIIGAEFVEVFQTEANKLADAKWLAQGTIYPDVIESAGKGKKGHTIKSHHNVGGLPETLNLKLLEPLRELFKDEVRELGVKLGLPPAMVYRHPFPGPGLGVRILGEVKKEFAELLRHADAIFIETLRNTFDKESGKSWYELTSQAFAVFLPVKSVGVMGDGRTYEYVVALRAVQTLDFMTAQWAHLPHALLGHVSNRIINEVRGINRVVYDISGKPPATIEWE; this is translated from the coding sequence ATGCACGACAAGATCCTGATTCTCGATTTCGGCTCCCAAGTCACCCAGTTGATCGCACGACGCATTCGCGAATCACATGTGTATTCGGAGATTCATCCGTACGACGTCGACGACGCGTTCATCCGCGAGTTCGCGCCGAAGGGCATCATCTTGTCAGGCGGCCCGAACTCGGTCACCGAAGGGGGTTCGCCGCGTGCGCCGCAAGTCGTCTTCGATCTCGGCGTGCCTGTGCTCGGCATCTGCTACGGCATGCAAACAATGGCCGAACAGCTCGGCGGCAAGGTCGAACTCGGCAATGTCCGTGAATTTGGTTATGCCGAAGTGCGGGCGCATAACCACACGAGCTTCCTGAACGGCATTGAAGACTTCCAGACGGCCGAAGGTCACGGCATGCTGAAAGTGTGGATGAGCCACGGCGACAAGGTGTCGGACATGCCGGTCGGATTCAAGCTGATGGCATCGACACCCGCTTGCCCGATTGCCGCGATGGCCGACGACGCACGCCATTTCTACGGTCTCCAGTGGCATCCGGAAGTCACGCATACCGTGCAGGGTCGCGCGATGCTCGACCGCTTCGTGCTCGAGTTGTGCGGTGCGCGGCCGGACTGGGAGATGGGGCATTACATCGATGAAGCGGTGGAGAAGATCCGCGCGCAAGTCGGCGACGAGCACGTGATTCTCGGCTTGTCGGGCGGCGTGGATTCGTCCGTGGCGGCGGCGCTATTGCATCGTGCGATTGGCGCGCAATTGACGTGCGTTTTCGTTGACCATGGGTTGCTGCGGTTGAACGAAGCCGAGCAGGTCATGACCACGTTCGCCGATCACCTTGGCGTGAAAGTGATTCATGTTGACGCTAGCGACGTGTTTTTGTCGAAGCTCGCTGGGGTGACTGATCCTGAAGCGAAGCGGAAAATCATTGGCGCTGAGTTCGTTGAAGTCTTCCAGACGGAAGCCAATAAGCTGGCGGACGCAAAGTGGCTCGCGCAAGGGACCATTTATCCGGATGTGATCGAGTCGGCAGGAAAGGGCAAGAAGGGTCACACGATCAAGAGCCATCACAACGTGGGTGGTTTGCCCGAGACGCTGAATCTCAAGTTGCTTGAGCCGTTGCGCGAGTTATTCAAGGACGAAGTGCGGGAGTTGGGCGTGAAGCTGGGGCTGCCGCCAGCGATGGTTTATCGACATCCGTTCCCAGGTCCTGGCTTGGGTGTGCGGATCTTGGGCGAGGTGAAGAAGGAGTTCGCTGAGCTGCTGCGTCACGCGGATGCGATCTTTATCGAAACGTTGAGGAATACGTTCGATAAGGAATCGGGTAAGTCGTGGTATGAGCTCACGAGTCAGGCTTTTGCGGTGTTTTTGCCGGTGAAAAGCGTTGGTGTAATGGGCGATGGGCGGACTTATGAGTATGTGGTTGCGCTCCGTGCCGTGCAGACGCTCGACTTCATGACCGCGCAATGGGCGCACCTGCCGCATGCACTGTTAGGGCATGTTTCGAACCGGATCATTAATGAGGTTCGCGGGATTAATCGCGTTGTTTATGATATTTCGGGGAAACCGCCGGCTACGATTGAGTGGGAATAG
- a CDS encoding DUF5677 domain-containing protein yields MPSGFNDVGFLGDDLDGWRDTVRAEFPESFAIADRMNRMGMRMIYEFPDGELPENRVLAIAAFYRALQSFQSTILLSERGALAEARALARLCCEAVIVTGGLLKVEGTLEKLHEDHAKHCLSLANSMIEMNRAARNDRDLTHFEQEVARVKAEYPQEKGPQSIKWASLAAQAGLNKLYELSYRFPSGDGAHVTLGALHRHFDKDEQDDFVGMIFHPDKSDLRPTLLSANAALIHLLGLAQEFMGLNHYEAEMRDLLLQWTVSRAELGLQ; encoded by the coding sequence ATGCCTAGCGGCTTCAACGATGTGGGCTTTCTTGGCGATGATCTTGATGGATGGCGAGACACTGTTCGCGCCGAGTTCCCCGAGTCCTTCGCCATCGCGGATCGAATGAACCGCATGGGGATGCGGATGATCTACGAGTTCCCAGATGGCGAACTGCCAGAAAACAGGGTGCTTGCAATCGCGGCCTTCTACCGAGCGCTGCAATCATTCCAGTCCACGATCCTCCTCTCCGAGCGCGGCGCACTGGCGGAAGCTCGCGCCCTTGCCCGCCTCTGCTGCGAAGCCGTGATCGTGACGGGCGGACTGTTGAAGGTCGAAGGAACACTCGAAAAACTGCATGAGGATCATGCGAAGCATTGCCTGTCCTTGGCCAACTCGATGATTGAGATGAATCGAGCCGCTAGGAACGACAGAGACTTGACGCACTTCGAGCAGGAGGTGGCGAGGGTAAAGGCGGAGTATCCGCAAGAGAAAGGGCCGCAGTCGATCAAGTGGGCATCACTGGCCGCGCAAGCTGGCCTCAACAAGCTGTACGAGCTTTCGTACCGATTCCCATCAGGCGATGGCGCTCATGTGACGCTCGGCGCGCTTCATAGACACTTCGACAAGGACGAACAGGACGATTTTGTCGGGATGATCTTCCATCCCGACAAATCCGACCTACGCCCCACTCTCCTGTCCGCGAATGCCGCGCTTATACACCTGCTTGGTCTCGCACAAGAGTTCATGGGCCTAAACCACTACGAGGCAGAGATGCGCGATCTTCTGCTGCAATGGACAGTTAGCCGTGCAGAACTTGGGCTTCAGTAG
- a CDS encoding acyl-CoA dehydrogenase has product MGVVGRLAFAGQENKGLAHMFTMMNEARQKVGIQGLAIAEGAYQQAREYAKERVQGRLAGSKSGGAVAIIHHPDVRRMLMAMKSQIEAMRAFAYVMAADMDRAHRDPDAGERTRRQARVDLLIPVLKAWCTELGVEIASMGVQVHGGMGYIEETGACQFLRDARIAPIYEGTTGIQAADLAGRKLASDQGAAMAELVAEMRQVALELQGSTDTQMASIGTALAAGVQALDDATVWMLHALSTQPDAALASSVDYLMLTGCVCGGWQMGRAALVASRKNAAGEDQDFHRTKLATALFYADKILPKANAFLETIRSGASSGSNLPIEQF; this is encoded by the coding sequence GTGGGAGTGGTTGGACGTCTGGCATTCGCCGGACAGGAGAACAAAGGTCTCGCGCATATGTTCACGATGATGAACGAAGCGCGCCAGAAAGTGGGTATCCAGGGGCTCGCGATTGCCGAGGGTGCTTATCAGCAGGCCCGCGAATACGCGAAGGAACGCGTCCAGGGGAGGCTCGCGGGCAGCAAGTCGGGTGGCGCTGTAGCGATCATTCATCACCCGGATGTGCGGCGCATGTTGATGGCGATGAAGTCCCAGATCGAAGCGATGCGTGCTTTCGCGTACGTGATGGCCGCTGACATGGACCGCGCGCATCGTGACCCCGACGCTGGTGAGCGCACACGTCGCCAGGCGCGTGTCGATCTTCTTATTCCTGTGTTGAAGGCATGGTGCACGGAGTTGGGCGTCGAGATTGCGTCGATGGGTGTACAGGTGCACGGCGGGATGGGCTACATCGAAGAGACGGGCGCATGCCAGTTCCTGCGCGACGCACGAATTGCGCCGATCTATGAAGGCACGACGGGCATTCAGGCTGCCGATCTCGCCGGCCGCAAGCTCGCGTCAGATCAGGGCGCGGCGATGGCTGAACTTGTTGCGGAGATGCGTCAGGTCGCGCTGGAGTTGCAGGGCAGCACGGATACGCAAATGGCTTCTATTGGCACCGCGCTTGCGGCCGGTGTCCAGGCGCTCGACGATGCCACCGTCTGGATGCTGCACGCATTGTCGACTCAGCCCGATGCGGCGCTGGCCAGTTCCGTCGACTATCTGATGCTCACGGGCTGCGTGTGTGGTGGATGGCAAATGGGGCGCGCAGCGCTCGTTGCGTCAAGAAAGAACGCAGCGGGTGAAGACCAGGACTTCCATCGCACCAAGCTGGCGACTGCGCTCTTCTACGCCGACAAGATCTTGCCCAAAGCGAATGCGTTTCTGGAGACTATCCGCAGCGGCGCATCGAGCGGGTCGAACCTCCCAATCGAGCAGTTCTGA
- a CDS encoding OmpW family protein, producing MMKKLVCLALMPGAICSSAMAQSAGSLITSVGGVWLDFGPSSATSLQSSSPLGTFTSTGTGGQIHNTFTVELSTTYFVTDHIAFDLAAGIPRKLQLFAQGNAAPFGAGGPSLNLGNLAPLATTRSWSPILFLKYYFFDAQTKLRPFVGVGGNYTWFSHTNLNSTFSSALQQIAGPGGQVKASLSPSWNPAVTAGASYNISKNWYATESVTYLSLKTNATVSSVAANGQTVLSNRTRITADPVIVFLGIGYRF from the coding sequence ATGATGAAAAAACTTGTATGTCTTGCGTTAATGCCGGGTGCGATATGTTCTAGCGCGATGGCGCAGAGCGCGGGCAGTCTCATCACCAGCGTGGGCGGCGTCTGGCTCGACTTTGGCCCGTCTTCCGCAACATCGTTGCAGAGCAGTTCGCCTTTGGGCACATTCACGTCAACGGGCACGGGTGGTCAGATACATAACACGTTCACCGTGGAGCTCTCGACCACTTATTTCGTCACGGACCATATTGCTTTCGACCTGGCGGCGGGCATACCGCGGAAGCTCCAGCTCTTTGCGCAGGGCAACGCCGCACCATTTGGTGCCGGTGGCCCATCGCTCAATCTGGGGAATCTGGCGCCGCTCGCCACCACCCGGTCGTGGTCGCCCATTCTGTTCCTGAAGTATTACTTCTTCGACGCGCAGACAAAGCTGCGCCCGTTCGTTGGTGTGGGCGGGAACTATACCTGGTTCTCGCATACGAATCTAAATTCGACATTTAGTAGTGCGTTGCAGCAGATCGCGGGGCCGGGCGGACAGGTCAAGGCTTCGCTCAGTCCGTCATGGAACCCCGCAGTCACCGCGGGCGCGTCTTACAATATCAGCAAGAACTGGTATGCGACTGAGTCGGTGACGTATCTGTCTCTCAAGACAAATGCGACGGTCAGTTCCGTGGCCGCCAACGGTCAGACGGTGTTGTCCAACAGGACGCGCATCACGGCCGATCCGGTGATCGTCTTTCTCGGGATTGGATACCGGTTCTAG
- a CDS encoding SDR family NAD(P)-dependent oxidoreductase — MSETSKVWLVTGAARGLGRLISEAVLAAGDRLVAGARDPERLEDLVERYGDQIRPVALDVTNELAAQRAVDHALNAFGRIDVLVNNAGYGHTAPFEQMTTQDFRAQVETNLFGVVNLTRAALPVMRKQRAGHIFQVSSTGGRTSAPGLSAYQAAKWAVGGFSDVVGKEVAPLGIRVCTLEPGGMRTDWAREARSGINDLLPDYEQTVGNMLRLLQAYGGHEISDPAKIAALIVQLSRRDQLPLRLLLGGDALHVCSLADAERAEEQEQWRETTLSTHFPDAQLPEGLDFLKKPN; from the coding sequence ATGTCTGAGACTTCAAAAGTCTGGCTGGTAACCGGCGCTGCGCGCGGCCTTGGGCGTCTCATTAGCGAAGCGGTCCTTGCCGCGGGCGATCGTCTTGTTGCAGGCGCCCGCGATCCCGAGCGCCTGGAAGATCTGGTCGAGCGCTATGGAGACCAGATTCGTCCCGTCGCACTCGATGTCACCAATGAGCTTGCTGCGCAGCGCGCGGTTGACCACGCGCTCAACGCCTTTGGTCGCATCGACGTGTTGGTCAATAACGCGGGATATGGCCACACCGCTCCGTTCGAGCAAATGACAACGCAAGATTTCCGCGCTCAGGTGGAAACCAACCTCTTCGGCGTGGTCAACCTGACCCGTGCGGCCCTGCCAGTGATGCGCAAACAGCGCGCTGGTCATATTTTTCAGGTGTCATCGACGGGAGGCCGCACGTCGGCGCCAGGATTGTCCGCCTATCAGGCAGCGAAGTGGGCCGTCGGCGGTTTCAGCGACGTCGTCGGGAAAGAGGTTGCTCCCCTCGGCATCCGCGTATGCACGCTGGAACCCGGAGGAATGCGCACCGACTGGGCCCGCGAGGCGCGTAGCGGTATCAATGACCTGTTGCCAGACTACGAACAAACGGTCGGCAATATGCTCAGGCTTCTGCAAGCGTATGGCGGTCACGAAATCAGCGACCCCGCGAAGATCGCGGCGTTGATCGTCCAACTGTCACGTCGGGACCAGCTGCCATTGCGCCTGTTGCTCGGTGGCGATGCGCTGCACGTCTGCAGTCTCGCAGACGCTGAGCGCGCCGAGGAACAGGAGCAGTGGCGCGAAACCACGCTTTCCACGCATTTCCCGGATGCACAACTACCAGAAGGGCTCGATTTCCTGAAGAAGCCCAACTGA
- a CDS encoding TetR/AcrR family transcriptional regulator yields MSETTSTRRGQVVQAAIGVFLRYGYARTTMAHIAQAAGLSRPTLYLTFPDKDAIFHAVVDAMVADKLSEIRQRLPRYRGLEKKLRYACEAWGAEGFELVQAHPDAKDMFDLGFASVCNGYSVFGDLLTEIISAPLVESGLGIAAGDLAETIVFAIKGFKEIARNGADMRRMIGVQVAIVAAALGREG; encoded by the coding sequence ATGAGCGAAACAACTTCAACGCGCCGTGGCCAAGTGGTCCAGGCGGCAATAGGCGTATTTCTCCGATATGGCTATGCGCGTACGACAATGGCACACATCGCGCAGGCGGCGGGTCTGTCTCGTCCGACGCTATATCTGACGTTTCCCGACAAGGACGCGATCTTTCATGCAGTCGTGGACGCGATGGTGGCTGACAAGTTGAGCGAGATTCGCCAGCGGCTGCCTCGCTATCGCGGGCTCGAAAAAAAGCTGCGCTATGCCTGTGAGGCTTGGGGAGCAGAGGGATTTGAGTTAGTGCAGGCGCACCCGGATGCGAAAGATATGTTTGACCTGGGTTTTGCGTCCGTTTGTAATGGGTATTCCGTATTCGGAGACTTGCTGACAGAAATCATCAGTGCGCCACTCGTCGAATCGGGCCTCGGTATAGCAGCCGGGGACCTGGCCGAGACGATTGTGTTTGCTATCAAGGGCTTTAAGGAAATCGCCCGCAATGGTGCGGACATGCGGCGAATGATTGGCGTGCAGGTCGCGATCGTCGCTGCCGCGCTTGGCCGGGAAGGCTGA
- a CDS encoding NAD(P)/FAD-dependent oxidoreductase: protein MTSEADTRVEASTAPTSPIRTDVLIVGAGPVGLFAAFEVGVVGLSCQIVDTLERIGGQCIELYPDKPIYDIPAIPSCTARDLVDRLMEQCRPFNVPIHLGQRVETVQQREDGRWTVTTGKGLIFDTAAIMLAAGNGAFVPQRLALPEATSLEDSHVHYSVRNLADFADKTVIVAGGGDSALDWALALRKVARRVVLVHRRNGFSAVASSVDEMRRAVDAGEMEFMVGSIAALAAPENKLASIEIRQIGGTAQIDADHLVVLYGLVADLGPIANWGLKIVGGRIDVDTSNYESSRPGIFAVGDIANYPNKQKLILSGFHEASLALRKAYTYAYPDKKRVHVHSSYDAGLAERIAAGAAHQE from the coding sequence ATGACTTCTGAAGCAGACACTCGCGTAGAGGCATCAACAGCGCCAACATCCCCGATTCGAACCGATGTCCTGATCGTCGGCGCGGGTCCCGTCGGCCTCTTTGCGGCATTTGAGGTGGGCGTGGTCGGGTTGTCGTGTCAGATCGTGGATACACTCGAGCGTATTGGCGGTCAATGCATCGAGTTGTATCCCGACAAACCCATCTACGATATCCCCGCCATTCCATCGTGCACGGCACGTGATCTGGTCGACCGGCTCATGGAGCAATGTCGCCCATTCAATGTACCAATTCACTTAGGTCAACGAGTCGAAACCGTTCAACAGCGTGAAGACGGCCGCTGGACAGTCACGACAGGCAAAGGCCTCATCTTCGATACCGCCGCGATCATGCTGGCCGCCGGGAATGGTGCGTTCGTACCGCAACGTCTTGCACTTCCCGAAGCGACATCGCTGGAAGATAGCCACGTTCACTACAGCGTGCGCAATCTCGCCGATTTCGCAGATAAGACCGTGATAGTCGCCGGCGGCGGTGACTCCGCGCTCGATTGGGCGCTGGCCTTGCGCAAGGTCGCGCGCCGAGTCGTGCTGGTCCATCGGCGCAATGGGTTCAGCGCGGTGGCGTCGAGTGTCGATGAGATGAGGCGAGCGGTTGACGCGGGTGAAATGGAGTTCATGGTCGGATCTATCGCCGCGTTGGCAGCACCCGAAAACAAGCTGGCATCAATCGAGATCCGGCAGATTGGCGGCACCGCGCAGATCGACGCGGATCATCTGGTGGTGCTGTATGGTCTGGTCGCCGACCTTGGACCGATCGCGAACTGGGGTTTGAAAATCGTCGGTGGCCGGATTGATGTGGATACGTCGAACTACGAAAGCTCGCGGCCGGGGATCTTCGCGGTGGGGGACATCGCGAATTATCCGAACAAGCAAAAGCTGATTCTTTCGGGCTTTCACGAGGCGTCGCTGGCGCTGAGGAAGGCGTACACCTATGCATATCCCGACAAGAAGCGGGTGCATGTGCATTCGAGTTACGACGCAGGTTTGGCTGAACGTATTGCGGCAGGTGCGGCGCATCAGGAGTGA
- a CDS encoding glutathione S-transferase C-terminal domain-containing protein — protein MITLFSYPELYGLEDNNPYGLKVFAFLKLCGLPFEHRHILDTKSAPRGQLPYVTDDQESIGDSDAIIAYLKRKYGLAIDHALTPVQQDLDFLIRRTLDDLYWVMSYSRWSDPRYWPVFKDAFLSAHPGTTADSLDAARQYNFERYRYQGIGRFETGDVYARGIADLQAISNLLGDNDFLFGTQPTSIDASVYGFVANIFFYDIDTPLKQFVLTRPELVRQCRAVRAAIAKPA, from the coding sequence ATGATCACTCTCTTTTCATACCCGGAACTATACGGCCTCGAAGACAACAATCCGTATGGTCTGAAGGTATTCGCGTTCCTCAAACTGTGCGGTTTGCCTTTCGAGCATCGGCATATTCTCGATACAAAATCGGCGCCTCGCGGACAGCTTCCCTATGTGACCGACGATCAGGAATCGATTGGCGACAGCGACGCTATCATCGCTTATCTCAAGCGCAAGTACGGCCTGGCTATCGACCACGCACTGACACCTGTCCAGCAGGACCTGGATTTTCTGATCAGACGGACGCTCGACGATCTGTATTGGGTCATGTCTTACTCACGCTGGAGCGATCCGCGTTACTGGCCGGTTTTCAAGGACGCGTTCTTGTCGGCGCATCCGGGCACTACGGCAGACAGCCTCGATGCGGCGAGACAATACAACTTCGAGCGGTATCGATATCAAGGTATTGGCCGCTTTGAAACCGGCGATGTCTATGCGCGGGGCATCGCCGATCTGCAAGCGATTTCCAACCTGCTCGGCGACAATGATTTCCTGTTCGGCACGCAGCCAACGAGTATCGACGCCAGCGTTTATGGCTTCGTCGCGAACATATTTTTCTATGACATAGACACGCCGCTCAAGCAGTTCGTTTTGACACGACCCGAGCTTGTGCGGCAGTGCCGCGCAGTACGTGCGGCGATAGCCAAACCCGCCTGA
- a CDS encoding alpha/beta fold hydrolase, with the protein MTTSDNLIDTTTAGEGTTYVLVHGAWHGGWCWKAVAQILRAHGHQVFTPTLSGLGERAHLLSKAIDLSVFIQDVVNVLKYEDLTDVVLVGHSFGGLPITGAADRVPQRIRQLVFLDAVVLEHEQTAFSRLAPEIVAQRIAQSNETSGGLSIPVPPAGAFGVFEPAHVALLERHCTPHPLRTFNDPLVLNGPVGGTIPKVYIQCVDPVYAPLQASRDFVRAQEDWAWDEIETGHDAMVSAPEALAAKLLRYAS; encoded by the coding sequence TTGACTACCTCTGACAATCTGATCGATACAACCACTGCCGGCGAAGGCACGACCTACGTATTGGTTCACGGCGCCTGGCATGGCGGATGGTGCTGGAAGGCGGTCGCGCAAATCTTGCGCGCGCATGGACATCAGGTCTTTACCCCAACGCTCAGCGGCCTTGGCGAACGCGCGCATCTGCTTTCGAAAGCCATCGATCTCAGCGTCTTTATCCAGGACGTCGTCAATGTCCTTAAGTACGAAGACCTGACGGATGTCGTTCTGGTCGGCCACAGTTTTGGCGGACTGCCGATCACCGGTGCGGCGGATCGCGTGCCTCAGCGCATCCGCCAACTCGTCTTTCTCGATGCCGTCGTGCTCGAACACGAACAGACGGCGTTCTCCCGGCTCGCGCCTGAGATTGTGGCGCAGCGCATCGCACAATCGAACGAAACCAGTGGCGGCCTTTCCATCCCTGTGCCCCCCGCGGGTGCATTCGGTGTGTTCGAACCCGCGCACGTAGCGCTGCTGGAACGTCACTGCACGCCACATCCGCTCAGGACCTTCAATGACCCCTTGGTTCTGAACGGACCCGTGGGCGGCACCATTCCGAAGGTGTACATCCAGTGTGTCGATCCGGTGTACGCGCCGTTGCAAGCCAGCCGCGACTTCGTGCGTGCTCAAGAAGACTGGGCGTGGGACGAGATAGAAACCGGGCACGACGCAATGGTCAGCGCGCCCGAAGCGCTTGCCGCGAAATTGCTCCGGTACGCGTCTTAG
- a CDS encoding ATP-binding protein, translating into MSHIALPRSLFARNIALLVALVIVSQISSLSVLMHFVQRPRIERAAETFAIYVQTLDDLLKSAAPDAQSELAVRVEASRQFPASAASEPEVTWRNFYRTYQRDVFIDTLRQYLPANMEVQWQTEGEQRLWIRAHLGHEPYWIALPVPEAAHNDGMLFTIALSLALGGLAIVTAYLIQRHINRPLSDLANAARRLSSGEAPQALRVDGPTEIAQVSVAFNQMVHALQEADATRSLMLAGISHDIRTPLTKLRLAVAMTTPSEEHDELAVSTDHYLDQIDAILQQFMDYAGSGTREVAEVSDLNALVSSLAADFAGLGHVFELTLGELQPFAFRPISIMRVLMNLMQNAVLYGRVGLSVRTWTDNINHAAYVEIADRGKGVIADDLNALKTPFKRGRSTGKHPGGTGLGLAIVERIAKLHGGELELVRREGGGFAAIVSLSTRPGNHRSEEERGAA; encoded by the coding sequence ATGAGCCATATTGCGCTGCCGCGCTCGTTATTCGCACGCAATATCGCGCTGCTCGTGGCGCTCGTCATTGTCAGTCAGATTAGTTCGTTAAGCGTACTAATGCACTTCGTTCAAAGACCACGGATCGAACGCGCCGCCGAAACTTTCGCGATCTACGTGCAAACGCTGGATGACCTGTTGAAGTCCGCCGCGCCTGACGCGCAGAGCGAACTCGCGGTTCGCGTCGAAGCTAGCCGGCAATTCCCCGCCAGCGCCGCCTCCGAACCTGAGGTGACGTGGCGCAATTTTTATCGGACTTATCAGCGCGATGTTTTTATCGATACCTTGCGCCAGTATCTGCCCGCGAACATGGAGGTTCAATGGCAAACAGAAGGCGAACAGCGGCTGTGGATTCGCGCACATCTCGGTCACGAACCTTACTGGATCGCTCTACCCGTTCCTGAAGCCGCACACAACGACGGCATGCTCTTCACTATCGCGCTGTCGCTTGCGCTTGGCGGCCTTGCCATCGTCACCGCGTACCTGATCCAGCGCCACATCAACCGGCCGTTAAGCGATCTCGCGAATGCGGCGCGCCGCTTGAGTTCGGGAGAGGCGCCGCAAGCGCTGCGTGTGGATGGGCCGACCGAAATCGCTCAAGTCAGTGTGGCGTTCAATCAGATGGTCCACGCTTTGCAGGAAGCAGACGCGACCCGTTCGCTGATGCTCGCCGGTATCTCCCACGATATCCGTACGCCATTGACCAAGCTGCGTCTTGCCGTGGCAATGACAACGCCATCGGAAGAACATGATGAACTCGCGGTATCGACGGATCATTATCTCGATCAGATCGACGCCATTCTCCAGCAGTTCATGGACTATGCCGGCAGCGGCACGCGTGAGGTGGCCGAGGTCAGCGACCTGAATGCGCTGGTGAGTAGTCTTGCCGCAGACTTCGCGGGGCTTGGTCACGTGTTCGAACTCACTCTCGGCGAGCTGCAACCGTTCGCATTCCGTCCTATCAGCATCATGCGCGTGCTGATGAACCTGATGCAGAATGCGGTGCTGTACGGTCGCGTGGGGTTGTCGGTGCGGACGTGGACTGACAATATTAATCACGCCGCGTACGTGGAGATCGCCGATCGCGGCAAGGGCGTGATTGCCGACGATCTAAACGCGTTGAAAACGCCGTTCAAACGTGGGCGTTCGACAGGCAAGCATCCGGGAGGAACGGGGTTGGGTCTGGCTATCGTCGAAAGGATCGCGAAGCTGCATGGCGGCGAACTTGAGTTGGTGCGGCGTGAAGGCGGCGGGTTTGCGGCTATCGTCTCGTTGTCAACGAGGCCAGGCAATCATCGCTCGGAAGAGGAACGCGGCGCAGCTTAG
- a CDS encoding response regulator, with translation MESQPKIIVLDDEAELRNMLQRFLSSHGFEVRVVADSKRLDRYLQREPFDLLILDLMMDQEDGLSVCRRLRAEGQTLPILILTAKGDPVDKVIGLETGADDYLAKPFLPRELVARVRALLRRQKIAAGEPVLRSQTVRFGDYCLDLGKQRLYKSGELFEIHSTQMLLLNALGASPNRPVSRDNLIARSRGRDHDALDRSIDVQVLRLRQIVEADPSKPRFVKTVWGVGYMLVAEVEP, from the coding sequence ATGGAGAGTCAGCCGAAGATCATTGTTCTCGACGATGAAGCCGAGTTGCGCAACATGCTGCAGCGTTTCCTGAGCAGTCACGGATTCGAAGTCCGGGTGGTCGCCGACAGCAAGCGACTTGACCGCTATCTGCAGCGCGAACCCTTCGATTTATTGATTCTCGATCTGATGATGGATCAGGAGGATGGGCTGTCGGTCTGTCGGCGCTTGCGTGCCGAAGGCCAGACGCTGCCCATTCTGATCCTCACCGCTAAAGGCGATCCCGTCGACAAGGTCATTGGTCTCGAAACCGGCGCCGACGATTACCTCGCCAAACCCTTCCTGCCGCGTGAACTCGTTGCACGCGTTCGCGCGCTGCTGCGACGCCAGAAGATTGCTGCGGGCGAACCTGTACTCAGGTCGCAGACCGTGCGTTTCGGCGACTATTGCCTCGATCTCGGCAAGCAGCGCCTGTACAAGTCGGGCGAGTTGTTCGAGATTCATTCGACCCAGATGCTGCTATTGAACGCTCTAGGCGCCTCACCAAACCGGCCAGTTAGCCGCGACAACCTCATCGCCCGATCACGGGGACGCGACCATGATGCGCTTGATCGCAGTATAGATGTACAGGTACTGCGGTTGCGGCAGATCGTGGAAGCTGATCCGTCGAAACCGCGCTTCGTCAAGACGGTCTGGGGCGTAGGCTACATGCTGGTCGCGGAAGTCGAACCATGA
- a CDS encoding EF-hand domain-containing protein → MKNTIAILVLSIAASFASTGAIAQTAPQGTVGQQRMELAMQQLQARFAAANTTRDGKLTQAQAAQGMPMVARNFDQIDTQKAGYVTLPQIEQFMQQRAASH, encoded by the coding sequence ATGAAAAACACGATTGCCATTCTCGTCCTGTCGATCGCTGCCTCCTTCGCCAGCACGGGCGCCATTGCGCAAACCGCGCCACAAGGCACGGTCGGCCAGCAACGCATGGAGCTCGCGATGCAGCAATTGCAGGCGCGCTTTGCTGCCGCCAACACCACGCGCGACGGCAAGCTGACCCAGGCGCAAGCAGCGCAAGGCATGCCGATGGTCGCGCGGAACTTCGATCAGATCGATACGCAAAAAGCCGGCTACGTCACCCTGCCGCAGATCGAGCAATTCATGCAGCAGCGCGCGGCATCGCACTGA